A stretch of DNA from Anopheles ziemanni chromosome 3, idAnoZiCoDA_A2_x.2, whole genome shotgun sequence:
ATGTTTTTGATATTTACAAGAAATGCTGAGGATAAAGCTTCGGGTCTTCTTCTTCGGCAACATCCCAAAGCGAAGGTTGCCAGCCCTGGAAATAAGAGAAAATACGTAAACATGTAATGTATATTTTTATCACAGGGaaggttttagtttttctgtTACTTACCAATACAAATTCTTTTCTTCTGGGCCTAAAATAGCAGACTGGCTGCCAAACTCTGTCCAGAACCACATTTCTAGCCTTTTGCTTTTCCACTCGTTCTTCATTCAGCTCTTCTATCCAATCGTCAATCCATTCGATCTCTTTCGGTTCGTTTTTTACTCttaaacagcaaaacaaatgaattaTACCCATTGCGTAAGTTTGGAGCAACCGTAATAAATCGCTACAAATGCTCTAATAACGAAGTATGTATGCTGCGATTGATTTATAGACTGTCTCGAAGGCAGCAAATTGCATTCCATAGTCTACTAGGTGCAATCGGCTTGATTTAACATttcttcaatttcttttttgaTCTCAGTGCACACTGTAATTTCcccaatttttgttttgatctcAGTGAATACAGATGAATATATTTACTACATGTAGGATTTTGTTATTATATGTTACTAAAACATGCCCTAATTTTCTTAGCAACAACAGAATTGTTTGTCACCAGAACTGTTTATCTTCTACACTCTAGGATGAAGCTGGCAATACGAATAAACTATCGAACGTGAAAGGCTTTCTTAATgaattcgtttgttttttgcttgaaATGCGACGTTTTGATTAGCATAATCGTTTAATTCCGCTGTTCAATCTGttaaaaagaattttggcttTCCTACCCTATAATCTCATGCGTAATCTTGtcagaatgtaaacaaacgtaCGGTGTAATAAACCCGTACCTTTTAGATTCCGAAGTTAAGTAAAGTTTGATGAAATATTTCGGGTTTTAAATGATCAACGAGCAATGTTTAGTGCAAACACTGCTGCCATTGAAGTGAAAGACAATAAAAGTGAGTACTTACCGTAAGCTCTTAATCAGCATCTAGGCTGTCCAGATTACGAGGCGGCATTTTCGGTCAAAATGATAACGTGTTTTTGTTGGGTTATCCAAAAAGTATTAGCAGGGAAAAACGATAACAGACACGAAAAAAGTTTCTCCCTTCAGGCAGGCTTACTTTGGCCATTGTCGTACCCAACAGAACCGGTTATCTGCGTGAGCAATTAATATTTTACTTGAATCTACGCTTATCTACGTTCCCCCTCAGGTTGTAAAATTTAAAGATGGGTTTGACTAGCTGTACTAAAACCAGGTCAAACACAACAAAGCAGGGCCATGTTTAGTAGAATTGCTTCCAATTGtcttgtgtgtataacgcGGGCACTATCAACCTTCTTCGTACCCTTAGGGAAGTAAAGTCAATAAACTTCAGTAGTCAATGGTGGGATTCCGGTGAGCTTTCTTTCACCGAACCGACTTTCACTTGAAGTCAACAATTGTATGCACTATTATCAACTTCCCACAGTTCAGTAGCTCTTAGGTTGATCGTTTTAACGTTTGGAAAATGGTCTTTTACAACACCGTCTATTAGTACGGTGCCAGGCCAGGTAGAGTGTATGGCACTCTTATCAGTTCGCTAATATAACGTACCTAGAATGGAACGTTTGCCCGCTCGAGATACCATCAACACTTGCGGGGGCAAAGATAAGGCCACCGAAATGTCGAGCGTTGCGGAACTCGTCCATAGGTACCCTCGGCACGGGCTGTGTTCGCTGTCCGGAATCGGTCTCCTCTCGATATCCATATCCCAGCCGGTACCACTTATCTCGCTTCGTTTCGAGAaagggggggaaaggaaatgtttacagtttttttttaattcaatcagTAACTCACGACCAAGCTTTATCAGCTGCAATGAGAAACAAGCATGTTCTAAAACCTGCATGggcctttttttattcatagAGACTTCGACCTGGTCATCCGTCTCTTACCTGCAGGGGACTAATCGGGGTGCCGAGTGTGGTGCGAATGAAGTCACCTCGTCGACGCTTATCGTTCCAGAAGCGCGTCCGAGTTCCCGGCCTCAGTCTTGTGGGTGCGATGAAATGGAGCGGATGCCGCGAACCGTGCGTCGGTGACGTGGTCGATAAAAagtcattcaaacaccttcggaactCGTCCCTCCCGCGACAATGCTTACCGCCAAGCATTTGTTCTTTGTGCTAGTGATGTCACTCGTTGGACTTGCCTTTTGGATCACCAAAGTGGAACACGATCCTCGAAGTCGCGAGCTAGAGGATGCGGAATCCACTGGCAAGTTTGAAGCTGAACCCGTCGATCCTGACGATCCTGACGATCCCGATTTCTCGCTTGGTGACATGGGAATGCCGGTGATCCTACCGTCGAATCTTTCCCCCGAAGTGCGCGCACTTGTGCAGAAAGGCTGGGACGAGCAGGGTTTGAATCAGTACGTGTCGGATATGATACCCCTCCGGCGGCGTCTGCCAGACGTGCGAAGTAGTTGGTGCCGTAGCCAGGAATTGGAGCGAAGGCAGCGTGGACTCAGTCCGGGCACGTTACCCCGTTCGTCGATCGTGATCGTGTTCTACAACGAAGCGTGGTCGGTGCTACTTCGAACGGTGCACTCCGTGATCGATCGAACACCGGACGAGTTGATCGAAGAAATCCTTCTCGTCGACGACTTCTCCTCGATGAGTCACCTGCGGGATCCACTGGACGAGTATATCCAGCAGTTCCCCAAAGTGCGCGTTCTCCGGTCGCCCGAACGGGTGGGACTTATAAGGGCGAGGTTAATCGGTGCGAAAGCTGCCCGGGCATCCATCCTTACATTCCTCGACGCGCACTGTGAAGTTATAGACGGTAAGTCCGGGACGGTTACAAAGTGTACACAGGTTTGTCAAACCTCTACAAACGCATACGGTTATTAACATTTCCCGTATTATCAAACTTTGAACGTAGACTAACTAAACTGCTATGTATGGATTTAACCGAAAAATCTTCAGTGTAGCACCTGTTGCATACATGCAGGGGCATATATTTCTTTATCGTGCCGTAAAATACATTTGCGTGCGATTTTAAAGTAAACCAAATATAATTAGGCGCCAGGAAAGGCATTTGATGATAAAACCACCTCGTTTAATTGCAACTGCTTCAGGCTGGCTGGAAGCACTGGTCGCTCACGTGGCACACGACGAAACGATGATCGCCATTCCGGCCATCGATTGGATACACGAGGACACACTTGCCCTGAACGCGCAGAACTCCATCCGTTACTATGGTTCCTTCGACTGGACGCTCAACTTTCAGTGGCGCAGCCGGGAGGGGCGGACGGCGGTCCCATCAGGCAATGGCACCCGGGTGGACCAGCCCGCTGCCCCGTACGACACACCGACCATGGCCGGCGGGCTGTTTACCATCCATCGGGCGTTCTTCGAGCGGCTCGGTTGGTACGACGAGGGTATGCAGATCTACGGTGGCGAGAATATGGAGCTCTCCTTCAAGACGTGGATGTGCGGGGGTCGGATGCAGATCGTGGCGTGCTCGCGCGTTGCCCACATCCAGAAGCGGGGCCATCCGTACCTACGCCAGGTCGACCGAGGGTACAAGCTGATCAAACGCAACTCCATCCGGGTGGCGGAGGTGTGGCTGGATGAGTACGCCGACTACTTCTACGAGACGTTCGGTGGGCGTGACAAGCGGGGCCAGTTTGGGGACGTATCCGCACGGAAGGAGCTTCGCCGGAAGCTCCAATGCCAACCGTTCCGCTGGTACCTGGCGAACGTATTCCCGGAGCAGTTCGATCCGAGCAAAGCCGTCACACGGGGCGAAATCCGATTCGGTGGAAACCCCGATAGCAGCCAGCCCACCTGTCTGGACTGGCCGACGAAGCTAAATTTGGCTCGATGTCACGGGTGGGGAGGTCACCAGCTGTGGTACCTGACACGAACCGGTGAGGTCACCCGGGAGGATCACTGTCTCGATTACGACGGCAAAAACTTGGACATGGTCCGGTGTCACGGGCTCGGTGGTAATCAGCAGTGGACCTGGGATCCGCAGACCTTTCTACTGCGAAAGCTCACGTACGATCGGTGCTTACAGTGGACCGGTGGTGAGTTCACGCTCGCAATATGCGACGCGAACGTGCGCGACCAGCGCTGGCTAATGCAGAACTATCAGCCGAACAATCTGTGATGAGCTTCGAAGCTTTCAAAGGGGCGGGTCAAGAGCGAGAACGTGCGGAACGTCCtatctatttatttatgtatgtgCCTGAAAAGAAGCAACCAAGTCATATCTGAAAAATGTCTCAAGTGTAACGGAGTTCGTATTACAAACACCACGCAGTTTATATCAAAAACCATATCAACCTGTTCGTCGGGTGAACGTGATGGAAGATAACCACATACATTACCCGTTGCACAATCACTTACCATTGTTGTTTCATTCAAGAATGCTTCGATTGTGCGGTGTAGGTCACAGTGCTACCCATGACTGCTACGTTCACTACGAGCATTTCCAAAACTCAATTTCACCTGAACAAGCACGGGCTGCCTGGCTTTTAGGCTCGATACACACTGCACCACAGCCCGACGTGTGTGTATCCTCTTTCGTGAAGCGGTTTATCATCAACAACGAAGAATACCTGTGGTTGTTCTCTTATCTGCCGCCTGGCGGAGTTCAAGCGCCGATTCTGCCTTCAAAGGCacacgttttccattttctaccGCTGCGTTTTTGGCAGTGTGTTTGTGGAATCGAGAGGTCTTCACTGTACAAAGCCTCCACGCTGATAAATCGAAATGTACGGCAGCAAAATCGATAAAGCTGTATATTTCGATTAGATCATTTATGGGCTTCGGTTGTGTAGTGTTCCGGTGAGCGACGTCAGTGTGACGGTCGTTCCGTTGCCAGCTACAGTGTTTCTGCTTCGGTGACCCGTAGAAAGGGCATAGGAGCACAATGTACGGGGTAAGTGGACACACCTCGTGCAATGGTGGCTAGGTGGATGGTAACATTTCGTCCTTTCTCTTTGTTGTAGAGATGCTTCACCTCGAAGAGGGACCTGGTTTGGGCGTTTGCTGTGTTCTGCTGCGTGGTGATGCTGTTCTTTTACCACAACCAGTACTCCGAGCGGCTGGCAACGTTGGAGGAGTTTAAACAAACGCACCAGCTGCAAACGCAGCTCGCTGGCCAAGGGGCCGCTCAATTCGATGAAGTGTTAAGGATACCGGAGTATGAGGTGTTTGAGTACCGGCAGCAATACACGCAGGTACCGGACGATGACTGGAACGTGAAACAACCGGGAGATATGGGAAAGCCGGTGAAGCTGGAGAACGCCACCGATGAAGTACGCCAGCTGGAGGATCAGTTGTTCAAAGAGCAAGCGTTCAATCAGTACGTGAGTGACCTGATACCGGTGCATCGCCGGTTGCCAGATATAAGAGATCCTTGGTGCACCACCGAACAACGCCTGCTTACATCGTTGCCGCAAGCGTCGATCGTGATCGTGTTCTACAATGAAGCGTGGTCGGTGTTACTCCGAACGGTTCACTCCATCCTCGATCGATCTCCGAGGGAGCTGATCAAAGAGATCATACTTGTCGATGACTACTCCACTCACGGTAAGAAGCTGGCTAGTGGtcaattgttttgaaagaCAACTGATGGACAACGTTTTCCCTAGTGTAGCAAACCTTCGCACCCAGCTCCAGGAGTACTGGGTCTCTTACCCGATGGTGCGGGTCCTACGCGTTCCGGAGCGCCTGGGACTAATCCGTGCACGGTTGTATGGTGCGAAAAATGCCACATCCGACTTCCTCGTCTTCCTGGACGCGCACTGCGAGTGCATTTTTGGGTGGTTGGAAGCCTTGCTAGATCCGGTTGTGCGAGATCCACAAACGATCGCCCTTCCGACGATCGATTGGATCGACGAGCATAACCTCGCTTTGGTGTCGGACCGTGCCCCCGGGTTCTACGGTGTGATGGGCTGGGGGTTGGACTTTGGATGGCGCGGAAGATGGGACCGGGTGCATAAGCCGGAGAACAAGATGGAACCATTCCCGACACCGACCATGGCGGGTGGACTGTTCTCCATCCACCGGAAGTTCTTCGAGCGGCTCGGTTGGTACGACGAGGGCTTGGACGTGTACGGAGGGGAGAACATCGAGCTGTCGTTGAAAGCGTGGATGTGCGGGGGCAAGCTGGTGACGGTGCCGTGTTCCCGAGTCGCCCACATCCAGAAGGCGGGACATCCTTACTTGAATGTACGTCACTCTTTCATCTAGTCTGCTCATCAGagatattaaaaaaatttgaTTCTTCCATCACTTTCAGAACATGAAAAAGGACGTCGTTCGGTTGAACTCAGTACGCGTGTCGGAGGTCTGGATGGACGAGTACGCCGAGGTTCTGTATGGAATGTTCGGCGGTCTGAAGTACGGTGGTGACTTCGGTGACGTATCGGCGCGCAAGCAGCTCCGCCAGCGATTGCACTGCAAAGACTTTCACTGGTACTTGGCCAACGTGTTCCCTGAGATGACTGATGAGCTGCTGAGAAAGCAGCCCGGCCACGGTCCATTCACCAACGAAGCGACGCAGGATGACCACTGTTTGTCGTTCGATGCGCCCAAGAATGCCGCCACCATGGAACGATGCAAGAAGGGTGAACCGAATCAGCAGTGGTACTACAGTATGTACGGGGAGATCAGCAACGATAACCACTGCCTGGACTATGATGCCAACATGCTGCTGATGTTCTACTGCCACAAGGCGCAGGGTAACCAGCAGTGGAAGTATAATGACACCACACTCGTGTTTGAGCACGTAAAGCATAAGGGAACGTGTCTGGCGGTCGAGAAGGCATCGAGGAAGGTGATCATCGACAAGTGCGACCCAAGCCAGCAATCTCAACAATGGCACTATCCGATGATAGGCTTCAAACCCTAAGTAGGgtttaaatttgtaaatagAAAACAGAAGGTGCAATGTTCAGGGACAAGTACGTTTTTATCCAAATCTTTCAAgattgttcctttttttagcGAGGCGTCAGAATCGAACAGATAAGAAAGTGTGTGCAAGCTTCCCACATACCGCGAGAGGGAAAACGTATATAAAAAAGTAATTATTTGCACAATTGTTCCACCTGTTCGCGGTGGGTCGCCCCGGTATGGCACTCTCAATGCAATTAGCACGACAACAAGCGTTAAAGGGCAAATGCTGATGTCGTTAGAATATGAAATCATGTAGGAACAGTTGGTATCGGTAGTTTACAACCTCAAAGCAAACAGCGTCAGTAGTGCTCTTACGATTATGGAAACTGCAGAACAAGGGGGAAGTCGATAACGAAACGTGATGTGAAATGCAGAAGTGAAATCAAatacaataaagaaaaaaaaactgtttacaaCCGGGTACAAATTATACGTAATTGAATATAGgaacgaaagaaataaaactgacATAACTTCGATTGAgtaaaaacttgaaaaaaagattgaaaaatgaaacaaatgagCAGCATTAAACGCATTGTGAAggaaaatataattgattATAAACATGGCACAATATTTAATTATGAAcaataatataaaattattcattAATCATCAATATATGCTGCCGTATTTTTAAGATGTACAGAtttaacataatttattttcgattACGATTTTTGGCTCATATTGTTTgttacttgttttatttttcaatggtATGGCTTGTGAAAATCGAATTAtaatgtcaatttaaacatttaattttaaatgtttagtCCATTTTATTATCTATTTCTACTGTTCCAATTACATTCAATCAGTTTGTGTAATCTTTTGCAGTCAGCTGGAATATccttcaattatttcaactATGTATATTAAAATTACAATGGATAAAGGTATTCCAGCTCCTAAGAGAGCACTAAAATATCACAATCACCCTGTAGTCAACTCTTCCCACATTTTCGTCACGGATTGTCGTCGTTCCGACGCCTTATCACGGACGCATAAACCATATCTCGGTGTCGTTGTGCGGATACCCTGTCGGTAGTGCAACGGAGCGGTTAGACTCCGAACGAAAGAGTGCGCACAACTGAACACATACCGAAATGACCTAAGCAACCAGGAGTCCGGTACGCTGGGACACGTTTAGTTTGCAATCTGCGCTGCCAGTATGCGGAATGGCATCTCGAGACGCTGCACGCTGACCGTTCTGGTAAGCGTGACAGTGTCGTTGGCCCTGCTCGTGCTGTACTACGTGTACGATGTGGACGTGTTAAGCACACCCAGACGTATGCTCCTGCAGCGTTACCGCGACCAGACGGGTGAGCTAGAACCTTCTACTCCAGGACGTCTAACACCGTCGACTGAAGGATTAAAGGAGCAAGTGGAAGATGACCTTGAACGTGCCGGTGGTTTTCGATTCGAGTACACAACCCGTGGACTTGATGCAAGGTATCCTACGCCACCGGGAGACATGGGCCAGCCGGTTGTGGCCAATACCAGCAACCCGGACGTTTCAGAGCTGGTCGATGCTGGCATCAGAACGCAAGGCTTCAATCAGTACGCATCCGATCTGATGTCAGTTCGGCGACGTTTACCCGAAATCCGTGATCCTTGGTGTCGTGTACCGGGCCGCTTCATAGCGAACCTTCCGCAGACCTCGATCGTGATCGTGTTCTACAATGAAGCATGGTCAGTCGTGCTGCGGACGGTTCACTCAGTGTTGGACCGATCTCCGGCCCATCTGGTGAAAGAGATCGTGCTCGTCGACGATAGTTCTACGTTGCGTGAGTACATAAAGAATGGCTTTCAGGAGACCGGTGTTTAATTCTGAGCTCGGCTCTTGACATTTCTAGCAAATCTTAAAGCCGAACTGGACGAGTACCTGCAACAGTACGAGAAGGTGCGTGTCATCAGGGCACCGGCCCGGTTGGGGTTGATTCGAGCAAGGATTTTCGGTGCGAAAAATACGACCTCCGAGGTGATTACGTTTCTGGACGCACACGTAGAGTGCACTGTCGGTACGTTTCATCCGGTTCCGTTTTATCGACAGATAAGAGATAATTCTCGTTCAACAATTATCGCATTGGTCTTTTGAATGGTAGTTGAATTCTGGtaacaaaataacaacttGTGATATAGATAAGCAGCCTCAGCACCGACTGCGATCGAATGAATCCAATCAAACAGAGCTACCTAAAATGGAACCGGACTACACCTTTGGCGTGAAATATAGGAAATTGGACAGCTCGATTCGATCGGATTACCTCAATCGAGGTCCGTGGTGAGGCTAAAAGTCTTCAACTCTTTAGAACCGTCTTCAAGATTTGATCCAAGATATTATCAAGACAACAAGATTTATGTGTTTGGTTTGAAAATCTTCCTACCAGGTTGGTTGGAGGCCCTCCTCGATGTGGTAGCTCGGAATGATACCACTATTGCCATCCCCACCATCGACTGGATTGACGAGAAGAATATGGCGCTGGTGTCCAACAAGTCACTCGGCTACATCGGTGCGTACGATTGGGATCTCAACTTTGGCTGGTGGGGTCGCTGGTCCATGAAGAAGCAGTACGCGAACAAAGTGGAACCGTTCGATACGCCCGCGATGGCCGGAGGGCTATTCTCGATCGATAGGAAGTTTTTCGAGCGACTCGGATGGTACGACGAAGGGTTCGATATCTACGGCATCGAGAACATCGAGCTGTCGATGAAGAGCTGGATGTGCGGCGGAAAGATGGTGACGGTACCGTGCTCCCGAGTGGCTCACATCCAGAAGGCCGGTCATCCCTATCTGCGCAACGAGAAGAAGGACGTGGTACGGGCGAACTCGATCCGGTTAGCGGAGGTGTGGATGGATGAGTACAAGCAGGTGATCTTCGATATCCATGGGATACCGCACTACCTGGAGGAGGAGTTCGGTCCGATCGCTGAACGGAAGGCCGTTCGGGAGCGGGCCGGATGTCGCAACTTCCGGTACTACATCGAGAACGCCTTCCCGGAGATGCGCAGCCCGTACGTGGCGGGTGCATTCCGCGGAGAGGTACACAATGTCGTGCTGGGCAACAGCTACTGCTTGGATTTTCGACGGGAGGGTAACTTCTTCGGGATGGCTCCGTGCGATGGCAAGCAGAAGACACAGTACTGGGCCCACAACTACTATCAGGAACTGAACAGCTACCGATACTGTATCGACTACACCGGGACGACTCTCGCCATGATCGGATGCCATCGGGGACGGGGCAACCAGGCGTGGCGCGTTCAAACCGATACCGGCCAACTGCAGAGTGTCAAGCACGACAAGTGTCTCGCCCTCAACCCGTCCTCTAACGTTACGCTCACGATGGAAACGTGCGACCCGCAGAGGGACTCCCAACGGTGGACCATGTCGTTTATCGAGCTGGATGTTACGCCGTTCCAAAAGAAACCCTAACGTACCTCGCGGTTTCCGGCTCAAGCCTTCGGTGTCGTATCGCACACGCTCAATTCGAACCCGAAAAGCCCCTAATCGTTTCGCCACCTACTTATCTACCTCCGATAGCATCGCCAACGACGTGGATAGAGGCGGTCGAGGCTTATCACGCGTTAACGCACGTCGACTTGAAGTGCTGTCCATCCATCCACCCAATCGGACGGAATCAGGTCATCAAAGACGGCAGAAGGGTACTGCCTATATCAATCGAGCGTCAATTTGCTTAGTTTTGCCATCACGTGTTTCAtgtgtttgaaaagtttacATTTATCAATGGCTAACGAACGCTTGAGAGCTTTTTATCGTGAAAATGGCGACGGAAGCGGTTTGAAGGGACGCATTAGCGCATATTTAGTTGAGTACGAGACACACAAGCATCCTGCACGCATCACATCCCGACAGTTGCCCCAACAGTGTAGAGATTCGAAGCGGTATTGTCTGTGTAATATAAAatgtatataaaataaaatgtgtaagATAAAGT
This window harbors:
- the LOC131285784 gene encoding putative polypeptide N-acetylgalactosaminyltransferase 9; amino-acid sequence: MSKTSTWSSVSYLQGTNRGAECGANEVTSSTLIVPEARPSSRPQSFIQTPSELVPPATMLTAKHLFFVLVMSLVGLAFWITKVEHDPRSRELEDAESTGKFEAEPVDPDDPDDPDFSLGDMGMPVILPSNLSPEVRALVQKGWDEQGLNQYVSDMIPLRRRLPDVRSSWCRSQELERRQRGLSPGTLPRSSIVIVFYNEAWSVLLRTVHSVIDRTPDELIEEILLVDDFSSMSHLRDPLDEYIQQFPKVRVLRSPERVGLIRARLIGAKAARASILTFLDAHCEVIDGWLEALVAHVAHDETMIAIPAIDWIHEDTLALNAQNSIRYYGSFDWTLNFQWRSREGRTAVPSGNGTRVDQPAAPYDTPTMAGGLFTIHRAFFERLGWYDEGMQIYGGENMELSFKTWMCGGRMQIVACSRVAHIQKRGHPYLRQVDRGYKLIKRNSIRVAEVWLDEYADYFYETFGGRDKRGQFGDVSARKELRRKLQCQPFRWYLANVFPEQFDPSKAVTRGEIRFGGNPDSSQPTCLDWPTKLNLARCHGWGGHQLWYLTRTGEVTREDHCLDYDGKNLDMVRCHGLGGNQQWTWDPQTFLLRKLTYDRCLQWTGGEFTLAICDANVRDQRWLMQNYQPNNL
- the LOC131285785 gene encoding putative polypeptide N-acetylgalactosaminyltransferase 9, with product MYGRCFTSKRDLVWAFAVFCCVVMLFFYHNQYSERLATLEEFKQTHQLQTQLAGQGAAQFDEVLRIPEYEVFEYRQQYTQVPDDDWNVKQPGDMGKPVKLENATDEVRQLEDQLFKEQAFNQYVSDLIPVHRRLPDIRDPWCTTEQRLLTSLPQASIVIVFYNEAWSVLLRTVHSILDRSPRELIKEIILVDDYSTHANLRTQLQEYWVSYPMVRVLRVPERLGLIRARLYGAKNATSDFLVFLDAHCECIFGWLEALLDPVVRDPQTIALPTIDWIDEHNLALVSDRAPGFYGVMGWGLDFGWRGRWDRVHKPENKMEPFPTPTMAGGLFSIHRKFFERLGWYDEGLDVYGGENIELSLKAWMCGGKLVTVPCSRVAHIQKAGHPYLNNMKKDVVRLNSVRVSEVWMDEYAEVLYGMFGGLKYGGDFGDVSARKQLRQRLHCKDFHWYLANVFPEMTDELLRKQPGHGPFTNEATQDDHCLSFDAPKNAATMERCKKGEPNQQWYYSMYGEISNDNHCLDYDANMLLMFYCHKAQGNQQWKYNDTTLVFEHVKHKGTCLAVEKASRKVIIDKCDPSQQSQQWHYPMIGFKP
- the LOC131285787 gene encoding putative polypeptide N-acetylgalactosaminyltransferase 9 gives rise to the protein MRNGISRRCTLTVLVSVTVSLALLVLYYVYDVDVLSTPRRMLLQRYRDQTDDLERAGGFRFEYTTRGLDARYPTPPGDMGQPVVANTSNPDVSELVDAGIRTQGFNQYASDLMSVRRRLPEIRDPWCRVPGRFIANLPQTSIVIVFYNEAWSVVLRTVHSVLDRSPAHLVKEIVLVDDSSTLPNLKAELDEYLQQYEKVRVIRAPARLGLIRARIFGAKNTTSEVITFLDAHVECTVGWLEALLDVVARNDTTIAIPTIDWIDEKNMALVSNKSLGYIGAYDWDLNFGWWGRWSMKKQYANKVEPFDTPAMAGGLFSIDRKFFERLGWYDEGFDIYGIENIELSMKSWMCGGKMVTVPCSRVAHIQKAGHPYLRNEKKDVVRANSIRLAEVWMDEYKQVIFDIHGIPHYLEEEFGPIAERKAVRERAGCRNFRYYIENAFPEMRSPYVAGAFRGEVHNVVLGNSYCLDFRREGNFFGMAPCDGKQKTQYWAHNYYQELNSYRYCIDYTGTTLAMIGCHRGRGNQAWRVQTDTGQLQSVKHDKCLALNPSSNVTLTMETCDPQRDSQRWTMSFIELDVTPFQKKP